In Fundidesulfovibrio magnetotacticus, the following are encoded in one genomic region:
- the ftsH gene encoding ATP-dependent zinc metalloprotease FtsH — MDKKHQFTLWYVVAAFLALSLIQDYYVRSYGPKTLAYSEFLKELKAGRILEVAIAQGSLSGKMKAVQDGQETEQRFVALRVDPEISEELSKYNVDFRGQPESTFLRDLMSWVLPALIFFGIWFFLMRRFNPQDQLLGVGRSKAKIVAEADLTTSFSDVAGCDEAKEELQEIIDFLREPERFQNLGGRMPKGVLLVGPPGTGKTLLARAVAGEAKVPFFFISGSEFVELFVGMGASRVRELFTQAREKAPCIIFIDELDAIGKARGANLMGGHDEREQTLNQLLVEMDGFDPRKGVVIMAATNRPETLDPALLRAGRFDRQVLVDRPDVNGREEILNVHAKNIKLAPEVNLREIAQKTPGFSGADLANIMNEGALLAARRHKTAVDMDDLSEAVDRVIAGLEKKNRVINPKEKKIVAYHETGHALVAAYTPGSDKVSKISIVPRGLGALGYTQQLPTEDRYLMTRSELTGKIDVLLGGRVAEEIVFEEVSTGAHNDLQRATDIARAMVAEYGMGRTLGLSTYPRQARPLFLSPEQAPLTGKEYSESTAAKLDQEVKDILEEARERVRAILTGHRDQLEGVAQELLKKEVLDAQEFERLIGRGE; from the coding sequence ATGGACAAGAAGCATCAGTTCACTCTCTGGTACGTTGTCGCGGCCTTCCTGGCCCTCTCCCTCATCCAGGACTACTACGTCCGCAGCTACGGCCCCAAGACCCTGGCCTATTCGGAATTTCTCAAGGAGCTCAAGGCCGGGCGCATCCTGGAAGTGGCCATCGCCCAGGGCTCGCTCTCGGGCAAGATGAAGGCGGTCCAGGACGGCCAGGAGACCGAGCAGCGCTTCGTGGCCCTGCGCGTGGACCCGGAAATCTCCGAGGAGCTTTCCAAGTACAACGTGGATTTCCGGGGCCAGCCAGAATCCACCTTCCTGCGCGACCTCATGAGCTGGGTGCTGCCCGCGCTCATCTTCTTCGGCATCTGGTTCTTCCTCATGCGCCGCTTCAATCCCCAGGACCAGCTCCTGGGCGTGGGTCGCTCCAAGGCCAAGATCGTGGCCGAGGCCGACCTGACCACCTCCTTCTCCGACGTGGCCGGGTGCGACGAGGCCAAGGAGGAGCTGCAGGAGATCATCGACTTCCTGCGCGAGCCCGAACGCTTCCAGAACCTGGGCGGGCGCATGCCCAAGGGCGTGCTCCTGGTGGGGCCGCCGGGCACGGGCAAGACCCTCCTGGCCCGGGCCGTGGCGGGCGAGGCCAAGGTGCCCTTCTTCTTCATCTCCGGCTCGGAGTTCGTGGAGCTCTTCGTGGGCATGGGGGCCTCGCGCGTGCGCGAACTGTTCACCCAGGCCCGGGAGAAGGCCCCCTGCATCATCTTCATCGACGAGCTGGACGCCATCGGCAAGGCGCGCGGGGCCAACCTCATGGGCGGCCACGACGAGCGCGAGCAGACCCTCAACCAGTTGCTGGTGGAAATGGACGGCTTCGATCCGCGCAAGGGCGTGGTGATCATGGCCGCCACCAACCGCCCCGAAACCCTGGACCCGGCCCTGCTGCGCGCCGGGCGCTTCGACCGCCAGGTGCTGGTGGACCGGCCCGACGTGAACGGACGCGAGGAAATCCTCAACGTCCACGCCAAGAACATCAAGCTGGCCCCGGAGGTGAACCTGCGCGAGATCGCCCAGAAGACCCCCGGCTTCTCCGGCGCGGACCTGGCCAACATCATGAACGAAGGGGCGCTCCTGGCCGCCAGGCGGCACAAGACCGCCGTGGACATGGACGATCTCTCCGAGGCCGTGGACCGCGTGATCGCGGGCCTGGAGAAGAAGAACCGGGTGATCAACCCCAAGGAGAAGAAGATCGTGGCCTACCACGAGACCGGGCACGCCCTGGTGGCGGCCTACACCCCGGGCTCGGACAAGGTGTCCAAGATCTCCATCGTGCCGCGCGGGCTGGGGGCCCTGGGCTACACCCAGCAGCTGCCCACCGAGGACCGCTACCTGATGACCAGGAGCGAACTGACCGGCAAGATCGACGTGCTCCTGGGCGGGCGCGTGGCCGAGGAGATCGTCTTCGAGGAGGTCTCCACCGGGGCGCACAACGACCTGCAGCGCGCCACGGACATCGCCCGGGCCATGGTGGCCGAGTACGGCATGGGCCGCACCCTGGGGCTCTCCACCTACCCGCGCCAGGCCCGCCCCCTGTTCCTGAGCCCCGAACAGGCCCCCCTGACGGGCAAGGAGTACAGCGAGTCCACGGCCGCCAAGCTGGACCAGGAGGTCAAGGACATCCTGGAAGAGGCTCGCGAGCGCGTGCGCGCCATCCTCACGGGACACCGCGACCAGCTGGAAGGCGTGGCCCAGGAGCTTTTGAAGAAGGAAGTGCTGGACGCGCAGGAGTTCGAGCGGCTGATCGGGAGGGGGGAGTGA
- a CDS encoding type II toxin-antitoxin system HicB family antitoxin, translating into MLRYRVEYLRDEDGSLIATVHAIPGAMSLGKDEAEATAMVRDAALTMLASMVDDGVDIPAPDASEGDAASVEIPPVAEVKLTLHKAMRSQGVSQLKLAALLHTDPKSVRRLLDLYHASRWDHLEMALEALGYRVTVRAEPAGPPPALAGEAGQGRKWA; encoded by the coding sequence ATGCTGCGCTACCGCGTCGAATACCTTCGTGACGAGGACGGATCGTTGATCGCCACGGTCCACGCGATCCCCGGAGCCATGAGCCTTGGGAAGGACGAAGCCGAGGCGACGGCCATGGTGCGGGACGCGGCCCTGACCATGCTGGCCTCCATGGTGGACGACGGCGTGGACATTCCCGCGCCGGACGCGTCCGAGGGGGACGCCGCAAGCGTGGAAATCCCCCCCGTGGCCGAGGTCAAGCTCACCCTCCACAAGGCCATGAGGAGCCAAGGCGTGAGCCAGTTGAAGCTCGCCGCCCTGCTGCACACGGACCCCAAGTCCGTGCGACGCCTGCTGGACCTGTACCACGCCTCCCGCTGGGACCACCTGGAAATGGCCCTGGAGGCGCTGGGCTACCGCGTGACGGTCCGGGCGGAACCGGCCGGGCCGCCGCCCGCGCTAGCCGGGGAGGCGGGGCAGGGGCGGAAGTGGGCGTGA
- a CDS encoding NAD(P)/FAD-dependent oxidoreductase produces MGKHLLLLGGGHAHLSVLKEAASFRDAGHHVTLASPSDRHYYSGMGPGLLSGLYAPRECRFNVRAMIENGGGTFIRSRLASLDPARRVARLENGMAVGYDVCSINTGSAVPPSVAGCGRPNVFPVKPIENLLEAKRRIEAVAELGRTAKVLVAGGGAAAFELAGNACALIGCACSETPDISLAPGGGFLRRFPERVRLLAHRSLARRGIKIFEGLGVARLEEDRAVLTDGLRVPYDVALLAVGVRPHPDFSRFGLAVGPHGGLLVDEHLRSASHPDVFGGGDCIDFGPKPLDKVGVYPVRQNPLLLHNLRAALEERPLAPFSDTSGNYMLILNCGDGRGILRKGPLAYEGQTALWLKDRIDRAFMRSFQVSGELEEDDPPA; encoded by the coding sequence ATGGGAAAGCATCTGCTGCTACTGGGCGGCGGCCACGCGCACCTGAGCGTCCTCAAGGAGGCCGCCTCCTTCCGTGACGCCGGGCACCACGTCACCCTGGCGAGCCCATCCGACCGCCACTACTACTCGGGCATGGGGCCGGGCCTGCTCTCGGGCCTCTACGCCCCGCGCGAGTGCCGCTTCAACGTGCGCGCCATGATCGAGAACGGCGGCGGCACGTTCATCCGCTCTCGCCTGGCCTCCCTGGACCCCGCGCGCCGCGTGGCGCGCCTGGAAAACGGCATGGCCGTGGGCTACGACGTGTGCTCGATCAACACGGGCTCGGCCGTGCCCCCCTCCGTGGCCGGGTGCGGGCGGCCCAACGTCTTTCCCGTGAAGCCCATCGAGAACCTCCTGGAGGCCAAACGGCGCATCGAGGCCGTGGCCGAGCTGGGCCGCACGGCCAAGGTGCTGGTGGCCGGGGGCGGCGCAGCCGCCTTCGAGCTGGCGGGCAACGCCTGCGCCCTCATCGGCTGCGCCTGCTCCGAGACGCCCGACATTTCCCTTGCCCCCGGCGGGGGCTTCCTGCGCCGCTTCCCGGAGCGGGTGCGCCTGCTGGCCCACCGCTCACTGGCGCGCCGGGGCATCAAGATCTTCGAGGGCCTGGGCGTCGCCCGCCTGGAGGAGGACCGCGCAGTGCTCACCGACGGCCTGCGCGTGCCCTACGACGTGGCCCTGCTGGCCGTGGGCGTGCGCCCCCACCCGGACTTCTCCCGCTTCGGCCTCGCCGTCGGGCCGCACGGCGGCCTGCTGGTGGACGAGCACCTGCGCAGCGCCAGCCACCCCGATGTTTTCGGAGGGGGCGACTGCATCGACTTCGGCCCCAAACCCCTGGACAAGGTGGGCGTCTACCCGGTGCGCCAGAACCCCCTGCTGCTCCACAACCTCCGGGCCGCCCTGGAGGAGCGCCCCCTCGCGCCCTTCTCGGACACCTCCGGCAACTACATGCTCATCCTCAATTGCGGCGACGGGCGGGGCATCCTGCGCAAAGGCCCCCTGGCCTACGAAGGCCAGACCGCCCTCTGGCTCAAGGACCGCATCGACCGCGCCTTCATGCGCTCCTTCCAGGTGAGCGGCGAACTGGAAGAGGACGACCCGCCCGCTTGA
- a CDS encoding response regulator, with protein MRVLIVDDDFYSRSFLEYILHPYALCDVAENGEEAIMAFQQALKQAKPYDLVCMDLRMPEIDGATAMREIRDVEKDRGVPREQQAKIIITSVLEDAEDTHNAMFLGDATAFLQKPIEEKALLAEMKRLGLIAEH; from the coding sequence ATGCGCGTGCTCATCGTCGACGACGATTTCTACTCCCGCAGTTTCCTGGAGTACATCCTCCACCCCTACGCCCTGTGCGACGTGGCCGAGAACGGCGAGGAGGCCATCATGGCCTTCCAGCAGGCCCTCAAGCAGGCCAAGCCCTACGACCTCGTCTGCATGGACCTGCGCATGCCCGAGATCGACGGGGCCACCGCCATGCGCGAAATCCGCGACGTGGAGAAGGACAGGGGCGTGCCCAGGGAGCAACAGGCCAAGATCATCATCACCTCGGTGCTCGAAGACGCCGAGGACACCCACAACGCCATGTTCCTGGGCGACGCCACGGCCTTTCTCCAGAAGCCCATCGAGGAAAAGGCCCTCCTGGCCGAAATGAAGCGCCTGGGGCTCATCGCCGAACACTAG
- a CDS encoding response regulator, which translates to MDNVKACLVQAILFLLVSGTGFYHFGLVHDQQKRQDRESLEALCTAKAEDIRVLLGQLVDAARVLSVLTSRERDAEQGKNLREHALATMSIFPAVEALCLADAGLVTRVYPARGFETLTGMELPGLAPRPRPGRERPDDLQSLSLGSLRLGHGVRAIYARAPFNSVGLSRSMAVAFMGVERLVERAGLDTLTQSGAAFLLEEAAGQGTVRLASAGWEDNLQETARTLVLSGMELTLRLGRPDQAASGMFWTAAASCGAGLAALFMARILQKGSVRLRAVSKRRTERLKCVCKRLAGEIRARKESQVELADARRLGRGIFLCNPAALLLADPSTLCVVEANEAAGLLLGRTPDDMAQTPLARLLHLDDDDVGRLAAMAMRGEGCAQPCRIDAPSGTTRHGKVHFGSLREGDKPQLLCVLQFVEAGERTPTHLGHSQHDAEALLQGLDCAFLVLDRQGSVGYASNNVTAWTGIEPSRIAGSSFLTLLAPEERAAAWKRFQNMVQGRVRGYSALQRVTRTDGASLDAAIRTCAVLDPLGRFSGAFSAIMDVTELSLRPPDPVDFPALGHDLRTPLNAAMGLAELTLHAGGLSAAQHDNLLRILDACRQALETIAAELDRSAPEPSVQGGAAEKSPPAARTAASATLREVDQRLAGRRVLVVEDDPLSRHTAARMLALGGVETVLAENGQSALRELEHGDIDLVLLDLGLQDMDGYQVLEAIRGLPGSAELPVVALTGRASGQERERSLEAGMDGHLTKPLDSARLFEELAARLLGSPRGGRSLPVLDSTRALGQLMGNHDLYRRLLASFLRDYATLGDSMAESLARGEHEALIETAHTVKGLAGSLGAPALARACQELEAALRRPEGQKHGALLAFREALDAFLERAQRHLTDSDLPII; encoded by the coding sequence ATGGACAACGTCAAGGCCTGCCTCGTTCAAGCGATCCTGTTCCTCCTCGTCTCCGGGACGGGCTTCTACCATTTTGGCCTCGTGCACGATCAGCAGAAACGGCAAGACCGCGAAAGCCTGGAAGCGCTCTGCACGGCCAAGGCGGAGGACATCCGCGTCCTGCTGGGCCAGCTCGTCGACGCCGCGAGGGTCCTGTCCGTCCTGACCTCGCGCGAGCGCGACGCTGAGCAAGGGAAGAACCTGCGCGAGCACGCCCTCGCCACCATGAGCATCTTCCCCGCCGTGGAGGCCCTCTGCCTGGCTGATGCCGGGTTGGTCACCCGGGTTTATCCGGCCCGGGGCTTCGAGACCCTCACGGGCATGGAGCTGCCGGGCCTGGCCCCCCGCCCGAGACCGGGACGCGAACGCCCGGACGATCTCCAGAGCCTTTCCCTGGGCTCCTTGCGCCTGGGACACGGCGTCCGCGCGATCTACGCGCGCGCGCCGTTCAACAGCGTCGGCCTGTCCCGGTCCATGGCCGTGGCCTTCATGGGCGTGGAGCGGCTCGTGGAACGCGCCGGACTGGACACCCTGACCCAGAGCGGCGCGGCCTTCCTCCTGGAGGAGGCCGCAGGGCAGGGAACCGTACGCCTGGCGAGCGCGGGCTGGGAGGACAATCTGCAGGAGACGGCGCGCACGCTGGTCCTGTCCGGCATGGAGCTGACGCTGCGCCTGGGCCGCCCCGATCAGGCGGCCAGCGGCATGTTCTGGACCGCGGCGGCCTCGTGCGGAGCGGGCCTGGCGGCCCTGTTCATGGCCAGGATTCTGCAAAAGGGGTCCGTGCGCCTTCGCGCCGTGTCGAAACGCCGCACGGAGCGCCTGAAGTGCGTCTGCAAAAGGCTAGCTGGCGAGATCCGCGCCCGCAAGGAGTCCCAGGTGGAACTCGCGGACGCGCGCCGCCTGGGCCGGGGCATATTCCTGTGCAACCCGGCCGCCCTCCTTCTGGCCGACCCCTCCACCCTCTGCGTCGTGGAGGCCAACGAGGCCGCCGGACTCCTGCTGGGCCGGACGCCGGACGACATGGCCCAAACGCCCCTGGCCCGGCTCCTCCACCTCGACGACGACGACGTGGGACGCCTGGCCGCCATGGCCATGCGCGGCGAGGGCTGCGCGCAACCCTGCCGCATCGACGCGCCCTCGGGAACGACGCGGCACGGGAAGGTCCACTTCGGCTCCCTGCGCGAGGGCGACAAACCGCAGCTGCTCTGCGTGCTCCAATTCGTCGAGGCGGGAGAGCGCACGCCGACGCACCTCGGCCATTCCCAGCACGACGCCGAGGCTCTGCTCCAAGGCCTGGACTGCGCCTTCCTTGTCCTGGATCGCCAGGGAAGCGTGGGCTACGCCAGCAACAACGTGACCGCCTGGACAGGGATTGAGCCCTCCCGCATCGCCGGTTCCTCGTTTTTGACCCTCCTTGCGCCCGAGGAGCGCGCCGCCGCCTGGAAGCGCTTCCAGAACATGGTCCAGGGGCGCGTGCGGGGCTACTCCGCGTTGCAACGCGTGACCCGAACCGACGGCGCGTCCCTCGATGCGGCCATCCGGACGTGCGCCGTGCTCGACCCGCTCGGACGCTTCTCCGGGGCCTTCAGCGCGATCATGGACGTCACGGAGCTGTCCCTCCGGCCGCCCGACCCGGTGGACTTCCCAGCCCTGGGACACGATCTGCGCACCCCCCTGAACGCCGCCATGGGGCTCGCCGAACTGACCCTGCACGCCGGGGGGCTTTCCGCCGCTCAGCACGACAATCTCCTGCGCATCCTGGATGCCTGCCGCCAGGCCCTGGAAACCATTGCCGCAGAGCTGGACCGGAGCGCGCCGGAACCCTCCGTTCAGGGCGGCGCCGCGGAGAAATCCCCGCCTGCCGCACGGACTGCGGCATCCGCCACGCTCCGCGAAGTGGATCAGCGTCTGGCCGGCCGACGCGTTCTCGTGGTGGAGGACGACCCCCTGAGCCGCCACACGGCCGCGCGCATGCTGGCCCTGGGCGGCGTGGAGACCGTGCTGGCCGAAAACGGCCAGAGCGCCCTGAGGGAACTGGAGCACGGCGACATCGATCTGGTGCTCCTGGACCTCGGGCTGCAGGACATGGACGGCTATCAGGTGCTGGAGGCCATCCGGGGCCTGCCCGGAAGCGCCGAACTCCCCGTGGTGGCGCTCACGGGCCGGGCCTCCGGCCAGGAGCGCGAGCGCTCCCTGGAGGCAGGCATGGACGGCCACCTCACCAAGCCCCTGGACTCGGCCAGGCTTTTCGAGGAGCTGGCCGCGAGGCTGCTCGGCTCCCCACGGGGCGGGCGGTCGCTCCCGGTGCTGGACAGCACGCGCGCCCTGGGCCAGCTCATGGGCAATCACGACCTGTACCGCAGGCTCCTGGCCAGCTTCCTGCGCGACTACGCGACCCTGGGCGACTCCATGGCCGAGAGTCTGGCGCGCGGAGAGCACGAGGCGCTCATCGAGACGGCGCACACCGTAAAGGGCCTGGCAGGAAGCCTGGGCGCGCCCGCACTGGCGCGAGCCTGCCAGGAACTGGAGGCGGCGTTGCGCCGCCCGGAGGGACAGAAGCACGGGGCCCTGCTCGCCTTCCGCGAAGCCCTGGACGCCTTCCTGGAACGGGCGCAACGCCACTTGACGGACTCGGATTTGCCAATAATCTGA
- a CDS encoding VTT domain-containing protein produces the protein MTIADVWDICLHLENHLLALNQAYGAWVYAVFFAVVFAETGFVVTTALPSDTVLFAVGAMAARGVGLDLWWTLALGLSGAFLGDCLDFAIGRWLGGHVLAGGRIPFISPASLAKAHDYFERHGGATLVAARFVPVLRSVAPLVGGMVRMEWRPFLFYNAVGKLLWTPLYLFGGYFFGQIPWVRQNFGVAIFFALGAPLLGVVARMVYLSVTKGR, from the coding sequence GTGACCATCGCCGACGTCTGGGACATCTGCCTCCACCTGGAGAACCATCTTCTGGCCCTCAACCAGGCCTACGGGGCGTGGGTCTATGCGGTGTTCTTCGCGGTGGTCTTCGCGGAGACGGGCTTCGTGGTCACCACGGCCCTGCCCTCGGACACGGTACTCTTCGCCGTGGGGGCCATGGCCGCGCGCGGCGTGGGGCTCGACCTCTGGTGGACCCTGGCGCTCGGTCTCTCCGGGGCCTTCCTGGGCGATTGCCTGGACTTCGCCATCGGACGCTGGCTGGGCGGCCACGTGCTGGCGGGCGGGCGCATCCCCTTCATCTCGCCCGCATCCCTGGCCAAGGCCCACGACTACTTCGAGCGTCACGGCGGGGCCACCCTGGTGGCCGCGCGCTTCGTGCCCGTGTTGCGCTCCGTGGCCCCCCTGGTGGGCGGCATGGTGCGCATGGAGTGGCGGCCGTTCCTCTTCTACAACGCCGTGGGCAAGCTCCTCTGGACGCCCCTCTACCTCTTCGGCGGCTACTTCTTCGGCCAGATCCCCTGGGTGCGGCAGAACTTCGGGGTGGCCATCTTCTTCGCCCTGGGCGCGCCGCTCCTGGGCGTGGTGGCCCGCATGGTCTACCTGAGCGTGACCAAAGGGCGCTGA
- a CDS encoding PAS domain S-box protein produces MSSSPRVLVTHPGKDAAEQLAASLAKASFDPVWSWADGPQALEACLREAEWDMLVVSSALPEAQLGRCLILARELRPGLPVLLTTQGEAAWQEVAQALEGSGLVGLARQDQLALAFSRRLTRNLAGHPRTQNAGAIRQGSFFAQLFENFPQAITVVDTQDVVVEINRGFEELFGYTPDEARGHKIQDLVVPGDMAEDSSDLRRRATMSATVQRETVRVRKNGERVHVLVVSCPINVGGAPLGMFWTYIDITARREAEEALRLAEKQFRGVVNNAVMGIFQATLDLKLTMVNPALAAILGCSSTEELLARPEQCELFLGDPEQALELWRRLDESGAVSGLEVLVSRLDGQPIWLALSARMVQGPGGARFLEGTVENVTARKLAEERLRHAEEKFRAIFENAQEGICQSTPEGRFLSANPALARILGYDSPARLIEECTDIPSMLYVNPGRREDFRAVLEREGHVAAFESQVYRKDGRVIWISEHSRVVRDASARPLYFEGTIIDISKRKRAEKELRRAEAKYRSIFVNSLDGIYQADTTGHYVSANPALARIHGYPSPQEFMEAQGLTGPQHVDSARRAEFMRLLTSTGRVLGFESELRREDGAMIWVSESAWEVRGEDGQLQYYEGMVQDITARKSAEDQLRHQAFHDALTGLPNRILFMDRLDWALHRAQRKHAYRFAVFFLDLDRFKIINDSLGHQAGDALLVEVSDRLRKALRPMDTVARFGGDEFAVLVDDISGTLDATHILSRIMAEVSRPYAIQGRQVFTSASVGVVLKTWTYERPEHLLRDADIAMYRAKALGKDRYEIFDPTLHQTATSLLQMETDLRLAVERHELMLYYQPIVDIASGHIEGFEALVRWNHPRRGIVPPAEFIPVAEETGLIMVIGAWVLRSACRQLAQWLKLRPDGTPLSMSVNLSAKQFMSLDLVGEIKAILDETGIPPEALKLEITETKVMENAEFASRMLTHLKDLGVKISIDDFGTGYSSLAYLHRFPLDTLKIDRSFVGKMGDGQENSDIVGAIVGLAHNLGLEVVAEGVELPGQLDELHGLSCQLGQGYLFSKPVPPEEAEALLAQGSFRDE; encoded by the coding sequence GTGAGCAGCAGTCCCAGAGTTCTCGTCACCCATCCTGGCAAGGACGCCGCCGAGCAACTGGCGGCAAGCCTGGCCAAGGCTTCCTTCGATCCCGTCTGGTCCTGGGCCGACGGTCCGCAGGCCCTTGAAGCCTGCCTGCGGGAAGCCGAGTGGGACATGCTCGTGGTCTCCTCGGCCCTGCCGGAAGCCCAACTGGGCCGCTGCCTGATCCTTGCCCGCGAGCTGCGCCCGGGGCTCCCGGTGCTCCTGACCACCCAAGGCGAGGCAGCCTGGCAGGAGGTGGCCCAGGCCCTGGAGGGCTCGGGGCTCGTGGGGCTCGCCCGGCAGGACCAGCTGGCCCTGGCCTTCAGCCGCCGCCTCACGCGCAACCTCGCGGGGCACCCGCGCACCCAGAACGCCGGGGCCATCCGCCAGGGCTCTTTCTTCGCCCAGCTCTTCGAGAATTTTCCCCAGGCCATCACCGTGGTGGACACGCAGGACGTCGTGGTGGAGATCAACCGCGGCTTCGAGGAGCTCTTCGGCTACACCCCGGACGAGGCCCGCGGCCACAAGATCCAGGACCTGGTGGTCCCCGGCGACATGGCCGAGGACTCCTCGGACCTGCGCCGCCGGGCCACCATGAGCGCCACCGTGCAGCGCGAGACAGTGCGCGTGCGCAAGAACGGCGAACGCGTCCACGTGCTGGTGGTCTCCTGCCCCATCAACGTGGGGGGGGCGCCCCTGGGCATGTTCTGGACCTACATCGACATCACCGCCCGGCGCGAGGCCGAGGAGGCCCTGCGCCTGGCCGAGAAGCAGTTCCGGGGCGTGGTGAACAACGCCGTGATGGGCATCTTCCAGGCCACGCTGGATCTCAAGCTCACCATGGTCAACCCGGCCCTGGCGGCCATCCTGGGCTGCTCCTCCACGGAGGAACTGCTGGCCCGGCCCGAGCAGTGCGAACTCTTCCTGGGCGATCCCGAACAGGCCCTGGAACTGTGGCGCAGGCTCGACGAGTCCGGCGCGGTGTCGGGCCTGGAGGTGCTGGTGAGCCGCCTGGACGGCCAGCCCATCTGGCTGGCCCTCTCGGCGCGCATGGTGCAGGGCCCTGGCGGCGCGCGCTTCCTGGAAGGCACGGTGGAAAACGTTACGGCCCGCAAGCTGGCCGAGGAACGCCTGCGCCATGCCGAGGAGAAGTTCCGGGCCATCTTCGAGAACGCCCAGGAGGGCATCTGCCAGTCCACGCCCGAGGGGCGTTTCCTCTCGGCCAACCCGGCCCTGGCGCGCATCCTGGGCTACGATTCCCCCGCGCGGCTCATCGAGGAATGCACCGACATCCCCTCCATGCTCTACGTCAACCCCGGGCGGCGCGAGGATTTCCGCGCCGTGCTGGAGCGGGAAGGCCACGTGGCGGCCTTCGAGTCCCAGGTGTACCGCAAGGACGGACGCGTCATCTGGATCAGCGAGCATTCCCGCGTGGTGCGCGACGCATCGGCACGCCCCCTCTACTTCGAGGGGACCATCATCGACATCTCCAAGCGCAAGCGCGCCGAGAAGGAACTGCGCCGCGCCGAGGCCAAATACCGCTCCATCTTCGTCAACTCCCTGGACGGCATCTACCAGGCCGACACCACCGGACACTACGTCTCGGCCAACCCGGCCCTGGCGCGCATCCACGGCTACCCCTCGCCCCAAGAATTCATGGAGGCCCAGGGCCTCACCGGCCCCCAGCACGTGGACAGCGCACGGCGCGCCGAGTTCATGCGCCTGCTCACCTCCACGGGCCGGGTGCTGGGCTTCGAGTCCGAGCTGCGCCGCGAGGACGGCGCGATGATCTGGGTCAGCGAATCCGCCTGGGAGGTGCGCGGCGAAGACGGCCAACTCCAGTACTACGAGGGCATGGTCCAGGACATCACCGCCCGCAAGTCCGCCGAGGACCAGCTGCGCCACCAGGCCTTCCACGACGCGCTCACCGGGCTGCCCAACCGCATCCTCTTCATGGACCGCCTGGACTGGGCGCTGCACCGCGCCCAGCGCAAGCACGCCTACCGCTTCGCCGTCTTCTTCCTGGACCTGGACCGCTTCAAGATCATCAACGACAGCCTGGGCCACCAGGCCGGCGACGCCCTGCTCGTGGAGGTCTCAGACCGGCTGCGCAAGGCGCTGCGCCCCATGGACACCGTGGCCCGCTTCGGCGGCGACGAGTTCGCCGTGCTCGTGGACGACATCTCCGGCACCCTGGACGCCACGCACATCCTCTCGCGGATCATGGCCGAGGTCTCACGGCCCTACGCCATCCAGGGCCGCCAGGTGTTCACCTCGGCCAGCGTGGGCGTGGTGCTCAAAACCTGGACCTACGAACGCCCCGAACACCTCCTGCGCGACGCCGACATCGCCATGTACCGCGCCAAGGCCCTGGGCAAGGACCGCTACGAGATTTTCGACCCCACCCTGCACCAGACCGCCACCTCCCTGCTCCAGATGGAGACCGACCTGCGCCTCGCCGTGGAGCGCCACGAGCTGATGCTCTACTACCAGCCCATCGTGGACATCGCCTCCGGGCACATCGAGGGCTTCGAGGCCCTGGTGCGCTGGAACCACCCCCGGCGCGGCATCGTGCCCCCGGCCGAGTTCATCCCCGTGGCGGAGGAGACGGGCCTCATCATGGTCATCGGCGCCTGGGTGTTGCGCAGCGCCTGCCGCCAGCTGGCCCAGTGGCTCAAGCTCCGCCCCGACGGAACGCCGCTCTCCATGAGCGTGAACCTCTCGGCCAAACAGTTCATGAGCCTCGACCTGGTGGGCGAAATCAAGGCCATCCTCGATGAGACGGGCATCCCCCCGGAGGCCCTCAAGCTGGAGATCACCGAGACCAAGGTCATGGAGAACGCCGAATTCGCCTCGCGCATGCTCACCCACCTCAAGGACCTGGGGGTGAAGATCAGCATCGACGACTTCGGCACGGGCTACTCCTCCCTGGCCTACCTGCACCGCTTCCCCCTGGACACCCTGAAGATCGACCGCAGCTTCGTGGGCAAGATGGGCGACGGCCAGGAAAACTCCGACATCGTGGGGGCCATCGTGGGCCTGGCCCACAACCTGGGCCTGGAAGTGGTGGCCGAAGGCGTGGAACTGCCGGGACAGCTGGACGAACTCCACGGCCTTTCCTGCCAGTTGGGACAGGGCTACCTGTTCTCCAAGCCCGTGCCGCCCGAGGAAGCCGAGGCCCTCCTGGCCCAGGGCTCCTTTCGCGACGAATAG